From a single Collimonas pratensis genomic region:
- a CDS encoding DUF2848 domain-containing protein: MHISFQVDTEQGSRQLDTDIHTLIVAGWAGRDHAAIEHHIEELAALGISRPSAVPLYYRIASNQLTQASQVQVVGPDSSGEVETFVFAADGELYVSIASDHTDRKLEAHSVALSKQACVKPVASSAWRLADVADYWDELVIRSYIEENGEQLLYQEGALASLRTPQDLIAGYANGAAILTDGSGMTCGTMAAIGGIRPSHSFTMELFDPRRQRTLRHHYTVEVLPEVA, encoded by the coding sequence ATGCACATCTCTTTTCAAGTAGACACCGAACAAGGCTCGCGCCAACTCGACACCGACATCCATACGCTGATCGTCGCCGGCTGGGCCGGGCGCGATCACGCCGCCATCGAGCACCATATTGAAGAACTGGCCGCACTCGGCATCTCGCGTCCGAGCGCCGTGCCACTGTACTATCGCATCGCCAGCAACCAGCTGACGCAGGCGTCGCAGGTGCAGGTGGTCGGCCCGGATTCGTCCGGTGAGGTGGAAACCTTTGTCTTTGCCGCTGACGGCGAACTGTATGTCAGCATCGCCTCCGACCATACCGACCGCAAGCTGGAAGCGCACAGCGTGGCGCTGTCGAAGCAGGCTTGCGTCAAGCCGGTGGCAAGCAGCGCCTGGCGCCTGGCAGATGTGGCGGACTACTGGGATGAACTGGTGATCCGCTCCTACATCGAAGAAAACGGCGAACAGCTGCTGTACCAGGAAGGCGCGCTGGCCTCGCTGCGCACGCCGCAAGACCTGATCGCCGGCTACGCCAACGGCGCAGCCATCCTGACAGACGGCAGCGGCATGACCTGCGGCACGATGGCGGCGATCGGCGGTATCCGGCCATCGCATTCCTTTACAATGGAACTGTTCGATCCGCGCCGGCAACGCACGCTGCGCCATCATTACACGGTTGAAGTGCTGCCAGAAGTCGCCTGA
- a CDS encoding MFS transporter, with the protein MSNNINAAPDLLEGTYRKIAWHLIPFLVFLFVLAWVDRVNVGFAKLQMLQDLHFSEAVYGLGAGIFFVGYFLFEVPSNLLLEKIGARKTLARITILWGLTSMAMVYVQTPTMFYIIRFFLGVFEAGFFPGVVLYLTYWFPAERRARVNGLFMTSFAIAGVVGGPIAGFIMSAMDGVGHFANWQWLFLLEGIPSVLAGILVLIYLPEKPINAKWLLAAEQQAVTRALAAENHGNKHASLRDACLNSRVWICAAVYFCVVSGNATIAFWSPSIIKEIGVVGNLQIGLISAIPFLAGTIAMVWNGIHSDKSGERRLHCAIATLVASIGLILTGFFLGNAVLALCALTLAAIGILAAFPVFWSIPAAFLTGTAAAGGIALINSIGNLAGFAAPYMIGSLKTSTGSLSAGLYFVAGLEFTATVLVLLFIKKVR; encoded by the coding sequence ATGAGCAACAATATCAACGCAGCGCCAGACTTGCTGGAAGGCACTTACCGGAAAATCGCCTGGCACCTGATTCCTTTCCTGGTTTTCCTGTTCGTGCTGGCTTGGGTGGACCGTGTCAACGTCGGCTTCGCCAAGCTGCAGATGCTGCAGGACTTGCACTTCAGCGAGGCGGTCTACGGACTGGGGGCGGGCATTTTCTTCGTCGGCTATTTCCTGTTCGAGGTGCCAAGCAACCTGCTGCTGGAAAAAATCGGCGCCCGCAAAACCCTGGCGCGCATCACCATCCTGTGGGGTCTTACCTCGATGGCAATGGTGTACGTACAGACGCCGACCATGTTTTATATCATCCGCTTTTTCCTGGGCGTGTTCGAGGCCGGCTTCTTTCCGGGCGTGGTGCTGTACCTGACTTACTGGTTCCCGGCAGAGCGGCGCGCCCGCGTCAATGGCCTGTTCATGACTTCGTTCGCCATCGCCGGCGTGGTCGGCGGCCCGATTGCCGGTTTTATCATGAGCGCCATGGATGGCGTCGGCCATTTCGCCAACTGGCAGTGGCTGTTCCTGCTGGAAGGGATTCCCTCGGTGCTGGCCGGCATCCTGGTGCTGATCTACCTACCGGAAAAGCCAATCAACGCCAAATGGCTGCTGGCCGCCGAACAGCAGGCGGTGACCAGGGCGCTGGCGGCGGAGAACCATGGCAACAAGCATGCTTCGTTGCGCGACGCCTGCCTCAATTCGCGGGTCTGGATCTGCGCCGCCGTGTATTTTTGCGTGGTCAGCGGCAATGCCACGATCGCCTTCTGGTCGCCGTCCATCATCAAGGAAATCGGCGTCGTCGGCAATCTGCAGATCGGCCTGATCTCGGCCATTCCTTTCCTGGCCGGCACTATCGCCATGGTCTGGAACGGCATTCATTCCGACAAGAGCGGTGAACGACGCCTGCATTGCGCCATTGCCACACTGGTGGCCAGCATCGGCCTGATACTGACCGGCTTTTTCCTCGGCAATGCGGTGCTGGCGTTATGCGCGTTGACGCTGGCGGCGATCGGTATCCTGGCGGCATTCCCGGTGTTCTGGTCGATTCCGGCGGCGTTCCTGACCGGCACCGCGGCCGCCGGCGGCATCGCGCTGATCAATTCGATCGGCAACCTGGCCGGCTTTGCCGCGCCTTACATGATCGGCTCGCTGAAGACCAGCACCGGCAGCCTGTCGGCCGGCCTGTACTTTGTCGCCGGGCTGGAATTCACGGCGACTGTGCTGGTGCTGCTGTTCATCAAGAAAGTCCGCTAA